Genomic segment of Paenibacillus polymyxa:
GAGTACGATTATTGAAGGTTCGTTGGACGATGTGTTCACCGCCATTGCTGCGCTGCACGAAGCGCCATTCCTGTCTGGAGCCAAGCGTGTTTCCACCTCGGTCAAAATTGATGATCGCCGTGACAAGCCTTCCTCCAGTCACCAAAAGCTCCGTTCCGTCGCAGAGAAACTATCTGGCACCGCGACAGGAAATGTTACCGAATTAAATCCAAATCCTAGCTGAAAAAGTTGATGTAAGTGATTGATTTTTATGTAACTAAGAGTATAATAGTTTTTGTTGTCAGTTACACTGACCTGCTGGTGTAGCTCAGGGGTAGAGCAACGCACTCGTAATGCGTAGGTCGGGGGTTCAATTCCCTTCACCAGCATAGCTATCATCTCAAGCACAGCGCGGCTTCCAAGCTTTTTGGAGGGCGCGCTTTTTTGTGATTCTGGACAATCTTCTAACAATCTTCTAACCTTTAGTATAGTAAAGTGGTTTTTTCAGTGTTCATGAGTTCCCTGTTATGAGCGTGTCTTAGATCATAGAAACGAATCCGCGGAAAGTCAGGGTGCTCTTTTACGATTGTGTCCAAAATACGATAGTAATGTCGTGCATTCGGTGCAGTGATTGCTTACATTCTGGCTGAGGCTTATGTGGATGGTAAATCGGCTGAAGCCACAGGCACGTGCAATCAAGAATAATCATAAACGGTAAAAATTGCCAGAGGTTCGCTGGCAATTTTTCATTTTGAAGATTTTAATACCTTGTGCTAGTATTAGGCTAATAAAATATCAATTTTTTTATCAACTTTAATTATTTTATTTCGTTTACTGGAGGATGGATAATGAAAACCAAGGATATAGATATCCGTAAATCCCTTCATTGTATACTCCAAAAAGAGCATGAGCTTGAACCGGATACACTGATACTTGATGAGTTAGTTGTATGTCAAGGCGATGCACGAATTGACGTTGCTGTTGTAAATGGGGAAATGAATGGCTATGAGATAAAAAGTGAGAGTGATACATTAAGTAGACTCCCATCACAATCTGAGTACTACAATAAGGTTTTTGATAAAGTTACTATATTGACAGCTTCAAAGTTTGTTGAGGGGATTATAGATATAATTCCTGAATGGTGGGGAATAACACAAGCCGAAAAAGAAGAGGACGGAATGGTTCATTTTTTTGTGTTAAGGGAGGCGCAGAAGAA
This window contains:
- a CDS encoding MTH1187 family thiamine-binding protein encodes the protein MAIAEVTVIPIGTGSTSLSDYVAQMQKVLKMQKGITYELTSMSTIIEGSLDDVFTAIAALHEAPFLSGAKRVSTSVKIDDRRDKPSSSHQKLRSVAEKLSGTATGNVTELNPNPS
- a CDS encoding sce7726 family protein, giving the protein MKTKDIDIRKSLHCILQKEHELEPDTLILDELVVCQGDARIDVAVVNGEMNGYEIKSESDTLSRLPSQSEYYNKVFDKVTILTASKFVEGIIDIIPEWWGITQAEKEEDGMVHFFVLREAQKNLNIDALSLAQLLWRDEAISILKERGLQKGLLSKPRQVLWRALAENLPLQELQDEVRGKLKARSRWRVH